A genomic stretch from Gemmatimonadaceae bacterium includes:
- a CDS encoding glycosyltransferase family 4 protein: MLPRAATDSRGTRHGPRAAGQRDIGSDLTRPVSASADAVASGRTIVSIFGLEPVRIGGVEAFAREFSAQLAECGWRSVLCFLGEPAPLVREYLELPNVIVEVLPADLKAATAIPAVSRLLATYRPEVLQLQFTPFLSPIPWIAKLRGVDRVFFVDQGSHPAGWTDRGTPSWKRWAARMLTLPLSAVVSISDYNLRVLRSRGFLPVRKTLRLYNAAQVSRPHDRALGNAFRKRHGVPLDRTVVAQVSWMIPEKGIPDLLEAARLALASDASLHFLFGGEGPCRAEYEALASSMGLADRVTFTGLVRDPYGEGLFDAADIVCQMSRWEEAFGYVIAEAMAVNRPVIATRVGAIPELVIDGETGHLVDRGDYKAAARLIVGLAADETLRRRLGLAGRKRAEQEFNVRTNAGEALRLFGIDGRPSRPGGALTG, from the coding sequence ATGCTGCCTCGAGCGGCGACTGACAGCCGAGGAACGCGACACGGTCCTCGTGCAGCTGGCCAGCGCGACATCGGCAGCGACCTGACGCGGCCGGTCTCCGCGTCGGCCGACGCGGTGGCGTCCGGGCGGACGATCGTCTCGATCTTCGGTCTCGAGCCGGTCCGCATCGGCGGGGTCGAGGCGTTTGCCCGCGAGTTCTCCGCGCAGCTCGCCGAGTGCGGGTGGCGAAGCGTGTTGTGCTTCCTCGGCGAACCGGCTCCGCTCGTACGTGAGTATCTCGAGCTGCCGAACGTGATCGTCGAGGTGCTGCCGGCCGATCTCAAGGCGGCCACCGCCATCCCCGCCGTCTCTCGGCTCCTTGCCACGTACCGCCCCGAAGTCCTGCAGCTGCAGTTCACGCCATTTCTGAGCCCTATTCCCTGGATCGCAAAGTTGCGCGGGGTGGATCGCGTGTTCTTTGTCGATCAGGGGTCACACCCGGCGGGATGGACCGATCGCGGCACGCCATCCTGGAAGCGGTGGGCGGCGCGGATGCTCACCCTGCCCCTGAGCGCGGTCGTCAGCATCAGCGACTACAACCTTCGGGTCCTGCGCTCACGCGGGTTTCTCCCGGTGCGCAAGACGCTGCGCCTGTACAACGCGGCACAGGTCTCGCGACCGCACGATCGCGCGCTCGGGAACGCCTTCCGCAAGCGCCACGGTGTGCCGCTCGACCGCACGGTGGTCGCCCAGGTCTCGTGGATGATTCCGGAGAAGGGGATCCCCGATTTGCTCGAAGCGGCTCGCCTCGCGCTCGCCAGTGACGCCTCCCTGCATTTTCTGTTTGGCGGCGAGGGCCCCTGTCGCGCGGAATACGAGGCACTGGCGTCGAGCATGGGGCTGGCGGACCGCGTGACGTTCACTGGCCTGGTCCGCGACCCGTACGGCGAGGGGTTGTTTGACGCGGCCGACATCGTCTGCCAGATGTCGCGCTGGGAGGAGGCGTTTGGGTACGTCATCGCCGAAGCCATGGCGGTGAACCGGCCGGTCATCGCCACCCGGGTCGGCGCCATTCCCGAACTCGTCATCGATGGGGAGACGGGGCACTTGGTGGATCGGGGGGACTATAAGGCGGCGGCTCGACTCATCGTGGGCCTCGCGGCGGACGAGACGCTGCGGCGGCGACTGGGACTGGCTGGTCGCAAGCGGGCCGAGCAGGAGTTCAACGTCCGAACCAACGCGGGTGAGGCCCTGCGGCTGTTCGGCATCGACGGGCGTCCCTCGCGTCCTGGGGGCGCGTTGACCGGATAA
- a CDS encoding radical SAM protein has protein sequence MDPNWLRKRLYESVNYRLRTFAGGRFASYCRPPSIIFLLTERCNAHCLHCDIWKNRGREDSPTQQQWETVLTDLRKWLGPVQVSFSGGEALLKPYTIDLVRHARSLGLYLEILTHGFWTDQGKIEELARANPWRVTLSFDGIGETHSRIRGRERFFEKTAASIETFKRVRAEQSLGYTIRLKNVIMSHNLHDTINVAAFANQPGMEVFYQPIEQNYNTPEDEAWWETSENWPKDTAKVVANIRELIARKRQGWNIANSEAQLEAMIPYFQHPESMRVATMSHSAHEVRQTCHALSTLQFQANGDITVCSGAPRVGNIKERPIREIWESRPKFWEGGCCLERRLTAEERDTVLVQLASATSAAT, from the coding sequence ATGGATCCCAACTGGCTCCGGAAGCGACTCTACGAGAGCGTGAACTACCGGCTGCGCACCTTTGCCGGGGGCCGGTTCGCGTCGTACTGCCGCCCGCCGTCGATCATTTTTCTGCTGACCGAGCGATGCAACGCCCATTGCCTGCACTGCGACATCTGGAAGAACCGCGGCAGGGAAGACAGCCCTACACAGCAGCAGTGGGAGACGGTGCTCACCGACCTGCGCAAGTGGCTCGGCCCGGTCCAGGTGTCGTTCAGCGGGGGTGAGGCGCTGCTCAAGCCGTACACCATCGACCTCGTCAGGCACGCGCGGTCCCTTGGCCTCTACCTCGAGATTCTCACGCACGGATTCTGGACCGACCAGGGCAAGATCGAGGAACTGGCGCGGGCCAATCCGTGGCGCGTGACACTGTCCTTTGACGGGATCGGCGAGACGCACAGCCGCATCCGCGGTCGCGAGCGGTTCTTCGAGAAGACCGCCGCGTCGATCGAGACGTTCAAACGCGTCCGCGCGGAGCAGAGCCTTGGCTATACGATCCGGCTCAAGAACGTGATCATGTCGCACAACCTGCACGACACGATCAACGTGGCGGCGTTCGCGAATCAGCCCGGTATGGAGGTGTTCTACCAGCCCATCGAGCAGAACTACAACACACCCGAAGACGAGGCCTGGTGGGAAACCAGCGAGAACTGGCCGAAGGACACCGCGAAAGTGGTCGCCAACATCCGGGAGCTGATCGCGCGCAAGCGGCAGGGCTGGAACATCGCCAACAGTGAGGCGCAGCTGGAGGCGATGATCCCGTACTTCCAGCACCCCGAATCCATGCGGGTGGCGACCATGAGTCACAGCGCGCACGAGGTGCGCCAGACCTGTCACGCCCTGAGCACACTGCAGTTTCAGGCCAACGGAGACATCACCGTTTGCAGCGGGGCGCCGCGCGTCGGTAACATCAAGGAGCGCCCGATCCGCGAGATCTGGGAGTCGAGACCGAAGTTCTGGGAGGGAGGATGCTGCCTCGAGCGGCGACTGACAGCCGAGGAACGCGACACGGTCCTCGTGCAGCTGGCCAGCGCGACATCGGCAGCGACCTGA
- a CDS encoding 2,3,4,5-tetrahydropyridine-2,6-dicarboxylate N-succinyltransferase, with amino-acid sequence MGGDAVTALAAQVAELAAYPPGVALPAHAEIIVAQLLDALEHGELRSAERDPAGRWRAVPWVKQGILLAFRVGHIVRMNDEGLAPFFDKHTIPVRRFTIADGVRIVPGGSSIRTGAYLAPGVVCMPPMFVNVGAWVGAGTMIDSHALVGSCAQIGARVHLSAAAQIGGVLEPINASPVVIEDEVIVGGNCGVYEGTVVREQAVLGAGVVLTRGTPVYDLVKEQVYRGNASEPLEIPSGAVVVPGSRAIAAGWGAAQGVAIQTPVIVKYRDEKTDVATALESWLR; translated from the coding sequence ATGGGCGGCGACGCGGTCACCGCCCTCGCGGCGCAGGTTGCTGAACTCGCCGCGTACCCGCCAGGCGTGGCGCTTCCCGCGCATGCCGAAATCATCGTCGCGCAACTGCTGGACGCGCTGGAGCACGGTGAGCTCCGCTCAGCCGAACGGGATCCGGCGGGCCGTTGGCGCGCGGTCCCATGGGTGAAGCAGGGCATCCTCCTCGCGTTTCGCGTCGGGCACATCGTGCGCATGAACGACGAGGGGCTCGCGCCGTTCTTCGATAAGCACACGATTCCGGTGCGGCGGTTCACCATCGCCGACGGCGTGCGTATCGTGCCCGGAGGCTCGTCCATTCGCACGGGCGCGTACCTGGCACCGGGCGTGGTCTGCATGCCGCCGATGTTCGTCAATGTCGGCGCGTGGGTCGGCGCCGGCACCATGATCGACTCGCACGCCCTCGTGGGCTCGTGTGCGCAGATCGGTGCGCGCGTCCACCTGAGCGCTGCCGCGCAGATCGGAGGTGTGCTCGAGCCGATCAACGCGAGTCCGGTCGTCATCGAGGATGAAGTGATCGTGGGCGGGAACTGCGGCGTCTACGAGGGTACCGTCGTGCGGGAGCAGGCGGTGCTCGGCGCGGGCGTGGTGCTTACGCGCGGCACGCCGGTGTACGACCTCGTGAAGGAGCAGGTCTACCGCGGGAATGCCAGCGAGCCGCTCGAGATCCCCTCGGGCGCGGTCGTCGTGCCGGGCTCGCGTGCCATCGCCGCCGGTTGGGGGGCCGCACAGGGCGTGGCGATCCAGACGCCGGTGATCGTCAAGTACCGGGACGAGAAGACCGACGTCGCCACGGCGCTCGAAAGCTGGCTGCGTTAG
- a CDS encoding 30S ribosomal protein S1: MTDVTAAPSAGLTAAEKRKAQMGELRPLANRRPELYDEDEYSSAEYDRMLEMYNGTLASIDEGEIVKSRVLEIRENLVVLDIGFKSEGTIPLEEFKDLPDLKVGDEVEVLLEHLEDQEGSVVLSKKKADFMRVWEKIRIAYETDQPVTGTLVKKIKGGVVVDLMGVDAFLPGSQIALRRVPNIDELLGQKYDFKIIKLNKRRRNIVVSRRVLLEAERAGKREKLMKELQKDQVRKGVVKNITDFGAFIDLGGVDGLLHITDMSWGRIQHPTEMVQIGMEMEIKVLDIDWDRERISLGLKQLQPYPWKDVIEKYPVGTRVAGKVVSITNYGAFIELEPGIEGLVHISEMSWTRNVRHPSKIVSIGESIEAVVLKVDPNEEKISLGMKQTEQDPWMVLPLKYPVGARLNGKVRNLTSFGAFVEIEPGIDGLIHISDMSWTKRVQHPSEVVKKGDAVDVVILSIDADNKRISLGLKQATEDPWLRIGETYPVGTELRGKVARLMEKGVVVDIGNDIEGFVPLSHLPSDKAIESPADLCWEGMNLDLRVVEVDPIHRRIVLTVTDIPAEQPPKPEGPVKIHSEDDVPEIPADLHIPDDE, translated from the coding sequence ATGACTGACGTGACTGCCGCTCCCTCTGCTGGCCTGACCGCCGCGGAGAAGCGCAAGGCCCAGATGGGCGAACTGCGCCCCCTGGCCAACCGCCGCCCCGAGCTCTACGACGAGGACGAGTATTCCTCGGCCGAGTACGACCGCATGCTCGAGATGTACAACGGGACGCTCGCTTCGATCGACGAAGGCGAGATCGTCAAGTCCCGCGTGCTCGAAATCCGCGAGAACCTCGTCGTCCTCGACATCGGCTTCAAGTCCGAAGGCACCATTCCGCTCGAGGAGTTCAAGGACCTCCCCGACCTCAAGGTCGGTGACGAAGTCGAGGTCTTGCTGGAGCACCTCGAGGACCAGGAAGGCTCCGTCGTCCTGTCGAAGAAGAAGGCCGATTTCATGCGCGTGTGGGAGAAGATCCGCATCGCGTACGAAACCGACCAGCCGGTCACCGGTACGCTCGTCAAGAAGATCAAGGGCGGCGTCGTGGTCGACCTCATGGGCGTCGACGCGTTCCTCCCCGGTTCGCAGATCGCGCTTCGTCGCGTCCCCAACATCGACGAACTCCTCGGCCAGAAGTACGACTTCAAGATCATCAAGCTCAACAAGCGCCGTCGGAACATCGTCGTCTCGCGCCGCGTGCTGCTCGAGGCCGAGCGCGCCGGCAAGCGCGAGAAGCTCATGAAGGAGCTGCAGAAGGACCAGGTCAGGAAGGGCGTGGTCAAGAACATCACCGACTTCGGCGCGTTCATCGACCTCGGTGGTGTCGACGGCCTGCTGCACATCACGGACATGTCCTGGGGCCGCATCCAGCACCCGACCGAGATGGTGCAGATCGGCATGGAGATGGAGATCAAGGTCCTCGACATCGACTGGGACCGCGAGCGCATCTCGCTCGGTCTCAAGCAGCTGCAGCCTTATCCCTGGAAGGACGTCATCGAGAAGTACCCGGTCGGCACGCGTGTCGCTGGCAAGGTCGTCTCGATCACCAACTACGGCGCGTTCATCGAGCTCGAGCCCGGCATCGAGGGCCTCGTGCACATCAGCGAGATGAGCTGGACCCGCAACGTGCGTCACCCCTCCAAGATCGTGTCGATCGGCGAGAGCATCGAGGCCGTGGTGCTCAAGGTCGACCCGAACGAGGAGAAGATCTCGCTCGGCATGAAGCAGACGGAGCAGGATCCGTGGATGGTGCTGCCGCTCAAGTACCCGGTGGGCGCGCGCCTCAACGGCAAGGTTCGCAACCTCACGTCGTTCGGCGCCTTCGTGGAGATCGAGCCGGGCATCGATGGGCTCATTCATATCTCCGACATGAGCTGGACCAAGCGCGTGCAGCATCCGTCGGAGGTCGTGAAGAAGGGTGACGCGGTCGACGTGGTCATCCTTTCGATCGACGCGGACAACAAGCGCATCTCGCTCGGCCTCAAGCAGGCCACCGAAGATCCGTGGCTGCGCATCGGGGAGACCTATCCCGTGGGCACCGAGTTGCGCGGCAAGGTGGCCCGCCTCATGGAGAAGGGTGTGGTGGTCGACATCGGCAACGACATCGAGGGCTTCGTCCCGTTGTCGCACCTGCCTTCGGACAAGGCCATCGAGTCTCCGGCCGACCTCTGTTGGGAGGGGATGAACCTCGACCTGCGCGTGGTCGAAGTCGATCCGATTCATCGTCGCATCGTCCTCACGGTCACGGACATCCCGGCCGAGCAGCCGCCCAAGCCGGAAGGCCCCGTGAAGATCCACAGCGAAGACGACGTGCCGGAGATCCCCGCGGATCTGCACATCCCGGACGACGAGTAG
- a CDS encoding 4-hydroxy-tetrahydrodipicolinate synthase, which translates to MSARPLTGCGTALATPFTTDGAVDEPALRAFVDWQVREGVHFVVPCGSTGEAATMSVEEHKRVVAITVETVAGRVPVVAGAGANDTARAIALTKAARDLGATHALHVSPMYNKPPQRGIEAHFTAIAAAVDFPIVLYNVPGRTASNMEAGTTLRLARVPNIVAIKEASGNLAQIAEVIRERPAGFSVLSGDDFLTLAVMALGGDGIVSVISNATPAAMSQLANACAAGDFDAARALHRQLTPWMNAAFAESNPIPLKAALAMLGRMQDVVRLPLVPLAAQHHAVVREALVAAGALA; encoded by the coding sequence ATGAGCGCGCGCCCACTCACCGGATGCGGGACCGCGCTCGCGACGCCATTCACGACAGATGGCGCCGTCGATGAGCCCGCGCTTCGTGCCTTCGTCGACTGGCAGGTACGCGAGGGGGTGCACTTCGTCGTGCCGTGTGGCTCGACCGGCGAAGCCGCGACGATGTCCGTGGAAGAGCACAAACGCGTCGTGGCCATCACGGTGGAGACCGTGGCGGGGCGCGTGCCGGTCGTGGCCGGCGCGGGCGCCAACGATACGGCGCGGGCCATTGCCCTGACCAAGGCGGCGCGCGACCTCGGCGCCACGCACGCGCTGCATGTCTCGCCCATGTACAACAAGCCGCCGCAGCGTGGCATCGAAGCGCATTTCACGGCGATCGCCGCGGCGGTGGACTTTCCCATCGTGCTCTACAACGTGCCCGGGCGGACGGCGAGCAACATGGAGGCCGGCACGACCCTGCGACTCGCGCGCGTGCCCAACATCGTCGCGATCAAGGAGGCCTCCGGTAATCTCGCGCAGATCGCCGAAGTGATTCGCGAGCGGCCGGCGGGCTTCTCGGTGCTGTCGGGCGACGACTTTCTCACGCTGGCCGTGATGGCCCTGGGTGGGGACGGCATTGTCTCGGTCATCAGCAATGCAACGCCCGCGGCGATGTCGCAGCTCGCGAATGCGTGCGCGGCCGGAGACTTTGACGCTGCGCGCGCGCTGCACCGCCAGCTCACCCCCTGGATGAACGCCGCGTTCGCCGAGTCGAACCCCATTCCGCTCAAGGCGGCCCTGGCCATGCTGGGTCGGATGCAGGACGTGGTGCGGTTGCCCCTCGTTCCCCTGGCCGCCCAGCACCATGCGGTCGTACGGGAGGCCCTCGTCGCCGCCGGAGCGCTCGCCTGA
- a CDS encoding response regulator, whose protein sequence is MLTFRTRVVLAVAAATVPALGAILYTGLDARRMHVAVGQARMLRDVRQLVDIQNALFSETRLQLSLLARLPVVSTGSSDACNALLADVKRDNPRLGTLTRITTGLRMDCSTTPFTPDLADVSHVASIQTAAREQRDVVGFYRLARDGATPLVTVIHPVKDAAGRLTFYLASDLALPWFARRARLASDSGFSVSLVRADGHAIILHSGRRVVRDSAVDRPLADFSTTDSTSRAFLMRGGDGMLRVGAYSQLPATDGPKVIATIAAPAGPLLATAAASLRGQLALLAVCALLGGILAWLVSSHWLGDDVRVVADAADRITRNELSLELTHRPRTRELAAVVSAFEGALNRIEREQRSYLELANASGDCVGRVDEQLRVTDANDALLRLTHHDRVSIAGRLISEVYGDDGMAREIAALAASCISGNRAIEREVAAPPIEGRDQWTEVRCVPSHSDTGAVDGALVITRDATARRALQREVEQSQRVESLGRFAGGIAHDFNNMLTVVMNCAQLGAAELPTDHPSREDLLEIEDVARRSADLTRQLLAFARRQPSAAQALEPAALLRECEVLVRRLLGPDITLVTEVAPGTPHIWFERSQFDQVLVNLSANARDAMPERGRLTITVREADVPRGGDSPHLRNVEPGRYVRMDVTDSGAGMEPHVISRIFEPFFTTKSESQGTGLGLAVVYGAVTQHGGAVWVDSAPGRGSTFHVLFRQPPSALEPIRPTLGAAEPTGAPSLRVLVVDDEPAVRNVAARLLESRGFVTFTATGGPDGLSQVLAAEPPFDAVVTDLTMPQMNGAELATALLARQPSLGVVITSGFPEALSQIDAALAERCVLLPKPFNEASLSAAVLAATQVQSSRRGATAG, encoded by the coding sequence GTGCTGACCTTCCGTACCCGCGTGGTCCTCGCGGTGGCCGCCGCGACGGTGCCGGCTCTCGGCGCGATTCTCTACACCGGCCTGGACGCGCGACGCATGCACGTCGCCGTTGGTCAGGCACGCATGCTCCGCGACGTCCGACAGCTCGTCGACATACAGAACGCCCTCTTCTCGGAGACACGCCTGCAGCTTTCGCTGCTCGCGCGCTTGCCCGTGGTGAGCACCGGCTCATCCGACGCGTGCAACGCGCTCCTCGCCGACGTGAAGCGCGACAATCCGCGGCTCGGCACGCTCACGCGCATCACGACCGGCCTTCGCATGGACTGCAGTACGACGCCGTTCACGCCGGACCTGGCTGATGTGTCGCACGTAGCCTCGATACAGACCGCGGCACGCGAGCAGCGTGATGTCGTCGGGTTCTATCGTCTCGCACGCGACGGCGCCACGCCCCTGGTGACGGTGATCCACCCCGTGAAGGACGCCGCCGGACGTCTCACATTCTACCTTGCCTCCGACCTGGCGCTGCCGTGGTTCGCGCGACGCGCGCGGCTGGCGAGTGACAGCGGATTCTCCGTAAGTCTGGTGCGGGCCGACGGGCACGCGATCATCCTGCACTCCGGGCGACGCGTCGTTCGGGACTCCGCCGTCGATCGCCCTCTGGCCGATTTCAGCACCACCGACTCCACGTCTCGCGCGTTTCTCATGCGAGGTGGGGACGGAATGTTGCGCGTCGGCGCGTACAGCCAGCTTCCGGCCACGGACGGCCCCAAGGTGATCGCGACGATTGCGGCGCCGGCCGGGCCGTTGCTAGCGACGGCGGCCGCGTCACTTCGGGGACAGTTGGCCCTCCTCGCCGTGTGCGCGTTGCTCGGCGGCATTCTCGCGTGGCTCGTCTCCTCACATTGGCTGGGCGACGACGTCCGCGTCGTGGCCGACGCGGCCGACCGAATCACACGCAACGAGCTGTCGCTCGAACTGACGCATCGGCCGCGCACTCGCGAGTTGGCCGCCGTGGTGAGCGCCTTCGAAGGTGCGCTCAACCGCATCGAGCGCGAGCAGCGGAGCTACCTCGAACTGGCCAACGCCTCCGGGGACTGCGTCGGGCGCGTCGACGAGCAGCTGCGCGTCACCGACGCGAATGACGCGCTGCTCCGCCTCACGCACCACGATCGCGTGTCGATCGCCGGTCGCCTCATCAGCGAGGTGTACGGCGACGACGGGATGGCCAGGGAGATCGCTGCCCTCGCTGCGAGCTGCATCAGCGGAAACCGCGCCATCGAGCGGGAGGTCGCGGCGCCACCGATCGAAGGGCGTGACCAGTGGACCGAAGTGCGGTGCGTGCCGAGTCATTCGGACACCGGTGCCGTCGATGGCGCGCTCGTCATCACGCGAGACGCCACGGCGCGGCGCGCGCTGCAGCGCGAGGTCGAGCAATCGCAGCGGGTCGAAAGCCTCGGCCGGTTCGCCGGCGGGATTGCACACGACTTCAACAACATGCTGACGGTGGTGATGAACTGCGCGCAGCTCGGCGCGGCCGAACTCCCCACCGACCATCCATCGCGGGAGGATCTCCTCGAGATCGAAGACGTTGCGCGCCGTTCCGCGGACCTCACGAGGCAGCTGCTCGCGTTCGCGCGCCGACAACCGAGCGCCGCGCAGGCCCTTGAGCCTGCCGCCCTGCTCCGCGAGTGCGAGGTGCTCGTGCGTCGGCTGCTCGGCCCGGACATCACCCTCGTGACCGAAGTGGCACCAGGAACGCCGCATATCTGGTTCGAGCGGAGCCAGTTCGACCAGGTGCTCGTAAACCTCAGCGCCAACGCCCGGGATGCCATGCCCGAGCGCGGACGTCTGACGATCACCGTCCGCGAGGCCGACGTCCCGCGTGGCGGCGACAGCCCACACCTGAGGAACGTCGAGCCAGGACGCTACGTGCGCATGGACGTGACCGATAGCGGCGCCGGCATGGAGCCTCACGTCATTTCGCGAATCTTCGAGCCCTTTTTTACGACGAAGTCCGAGTCGCAGGGAACCGGCCTGGGGCTCGCCGTGGTCTACGGCGCCGTCACGCAGCACGGCGGCGCGGTGTGGGTAGACTCCGCGCCCGGGCGTGGCTCGACATTCCATGTGTTGTTTCGCCAGCCGCCGAGCGCGCTGGAACCCATTCGTCCGACCCTGGGCGCCGCCGAGCCCACAGGCGCGCCAAGCCTTCGCGTACTCGTGGTCGATGACGAGCCGGCCGTGCGGAACGTGGCCGCGCGTCTGCTGGAGTCTCGAGGGTTCGTGACGTTCACCGCGACCGGTGGGCCCGATGGCCTGTCGCAGGTGCTGGCCGCCGAGCCCCCGTTCGACGCAGTCGTCACGGACCTCACGATGCCGCAGATGAACGGTGCAGAACTGGCGACGGCCCTGCTCGCGCGGCAGCCCAGCCTCGGGGTCGTGATCACGTCGGGGTTCCCGGAGGCGTTGAGCCAGATCGACGCCGCGCTGGCCGAACGCTGCGTGCTGTTGCCGAAACCGTTCAACGAGGCGTCGCTGTCTGCCGCCGTACTGGCCGCCACGCAGGTACAGTCGAGCCGCCGAGGGGCAACGGCCGGCTGA
- the aroA gene encoding 3-phosphoshikimate 1-carboxyvinyltransferase: protein MAGIRVAGSLRVPGDKSISHRALIFGALATGPAHVRGLLLSADVKATAASLRAMGWPIPPLAREMVIVGEGCHPRRPVAEAALPCANSGTTARLLSGVAAAQRHAAVLDGDDSLRARPMRRVSEPLEAMGAAFTWLADHGRVPMRIQGGDLRDLAWPMTVASAQVKSAILLAGVCAGVRVRVDEPIETRDHTERFLRAAGVPLETSAHTISLAPVERLDPVNVDVPGDPSSAAFFAALAAGAAQGHVVLERVLLNPRRTGFLRVLERMGATIGIERDDESAGDVVGDIAVTASPLRATTIGGDEIPSLIDEIPMLAALAALADGETVISGAEELRVKESDRIATTVANLRACGVDADERPDGLVVRGPARIRDAAIATRHDHRIAMAFGVLGALTQRDLRLDDPACVDVSFPDFWHELARLVG, encoded by the coding sequence ATGGCCGGAATTCGCGTGGCCGGATCCCTCCGGGTCCCCGGCGACAAGTCCATCTCGCACCGCGCCCTCATCTTCGGCGCACTCGCCACCGGACCGGCGCACGTGCGTGGCCTGCTGCTCTCGGCCGACGTAAAGGCCACCGCGGCGTCGCTGCGTGCCATGGGATGGCCCATTCCTCCGCTGGCCAGAGAGATGGTCATCGTAGGCGAGGGGTGCCACCCGCGGCGCCCGGTGGCGGAGGCCGCGCTCCCGTGCGCCAACTCGGGCACGACCGCGCGGTTGCTCTCGGGTGTGGCCGCGGCGCAGCGGCACGCCGCCGTCCTCGATGGGGACGACTCGCTGCGCGCGCGACCGATGCGGCGGGTCAGCGAGCCCCTGGAGGCCATGGGCGCGGCGTTCACCTGGCTCGCCGACCACGGTCGCGTGCCAATGCGCATTCAGGGCGGCGACCTCCGGGATCTCGCCTGGCCGATGACCGTCGCGAGCGCGCAGGTCAAGAGTGCGATCCTGCTGGCGGGTGTGTGCGCGGGAGTGCGTGTGCGCGTCGACGAGCCGATCGAGACGCGAGACCACACCGAGCGCTTTCTTCGCGCCGCCGGCGTACCGCTCGAAACCTCGGCTCACACGATTTCCCTCGCGCCCGTCGAGCGACTCGATCCCGTGAACGTCGACGTGCCCGGGGATCCCTCATCCGCCGCGTTCTTCGCGGCACTTGCGGCCGGCGCGGCGCAGGGTCACGTCGTCCTCGAACGCGTGTTGCTCAACCCGCGCCGCACCGGGTTTCTGCGCGTGCTCGAGCGCATGGGCGCGACCATCGGCATCGAGCGGGACGACGAGAGCGCCGGCGACGTGGTGGGCGACATCGCCGTTACCGCGTCGCCCCTGCGCGCGACGACGATCGGTGGCGATGAGATTCCGTCGCTGATCGACGAGATCCCGATGCTCGCCGCGCTCGCCGCGCTCGCCGATGGTGAGACCGTGATCTCGGGAGCCGAAGAGCTGCGCGTGAAGGAGAGCGATCGCATTGCCACGACGGTTGCGAACCTCCGCGCGTGCGGTGTGGACGCCGACGAGCGACCCGACGGACTCGTGGTGCGTGGGCCGGCACGCATCCGCGACGCGGCCATCGCCACCAGGCATGACCATCGGATTGCCATGGCGTTTGGTGTGCTCGGAGCATTGACGCAGCGCGACCTGCGGTTGGATGATCCCGCGTGTGTCGACGTCTCCTTTCCGGACTTCTGGCATGAGCTTGCCCGACTCGTCGGCTGA
- the cmk gene encoding (d)CMP kinase — MSLPDSSAEGWRRGHLVVAIDGPAASGKSSTAQWVAGRLGFRHVDSGALYRAATAAALRTGLDSAAWSPAFVLEQASRVTLVPSDTSFAPRIDGEEAGEEIRGAAVTARVPLVAQMQVVRQWVNARVREVATRFDVVVDGRDMGTAVFPDAELKVFLVADPWERARRRLVQHLGRRPTDDEIAAETELLVRRDAADATQTVQARDAVLVDTTALTQTEQVERIVALARVIQRTRAEAGETPH, encoded by the coding sequence ATGAGCTTGCCCGACTCGTCGGCTGAAGGCTGGCGTCGGGGCCACCTCGTCGTGGCGATCGATGGCCCGGCGGCCTCCGGCAAGTCCTCGACGGCGCAGTGGGTAGCCGGTCGACTCGGGTTTCGCCACGTGGATTCCGGTGCACTCTATCGCGCCGCCACCGCCGCGGCCCTCCGAACCGGCCTCGACTCCGCGGCGTGGTCGCCCGCGTTCGTGCTGGAGCAGGCGTCGCGGGTGACGTTGGTACCAAGCGATACGTCGTTTGCCCCCCGCATCGACGGCGAAGAGGCGGGGGAAGAGATCCGCGGTGCGGCCGTGACCGCCCGAGTGCCACTCGTCGCGCAAATGCAGGTCGTCCGTCAGTGGGTGAATGCCCGGGTCCGCGAAGTGGCGACCCGGTTCGACGTGGTCGTCGATGGCCGCGACATGGGGACGGCCGTGTTCCCCGACGCGGAACTCAAGGTGTTTCTCGTTGCGGATCCCTGGGAACGCGCTCGGCGCCGGCTGGTGCAGCACCTGGGGCGCCGACCCACCGACGACGAGATTGCCGCCGAGACCGAGCTGCTCGTGCGCCGTGACGCGGCTGATGCCACGCAGACCGTGCAGGCGCGTGACGCGGTCCTGGTCGACACGACCGCCCTGACCCAGACCGAGCAGGTGGAGCGGATCGTGGCACTCGCGCGTGTGATCCAGCGCACACGCGCCGAAGCGGGTGAAACGCCGCACTAG